From the genome of Acidobacteriota bacterium:
CTCCTCACGGTCCGATATTTCTACCGAACGCGGCGCGGATTGAAGGCCCAGGAATCACATTCCCATTTAGGACCTGCTACCGCTTTTGGAATTTGCCCACCGCGCAATCCAGGTTATGAAGCACGCGGTTACTACCATCCCAGGAACTTTGGCCGGACTCCACTCTCAAGCGGATTTGCTGCAACTGCTTTGAAACCCGACGCGAGCCTTCGTGCGATTCACAGGCAGGATCCATCTATGTGTACTAACTTGGTTCCGCTTCCAGAGTCCGCACTGGGACATGAAAGCACTCTTACATACTTGATGCCTGCGCGCTTACTAAACCGCCGGGGCAGAAACCTTCTTGACAACCTCCTTGGAGATGGGCCGTCCGAGGATGTCGTTACTCTCTTCTCTAAACACCACGCTATCTCCGGTGATCTTTACAACGCTACCGTTGAACAGCGAATCACGTTCATGCAGCACATAAGGCCGTTTTGAGATGTTCTCGACCAGTGCAAAATTTCCCGACTTCATCTGCACGATGCCTTTGAGCACGATCTGATCGACGATCAGGCATTTCTTTCCCGTTGTGCAGCCCGCACCCGGGCCGTGAGCGCCCGACGCCAGTGGGCTCACAAAGGGATCGCGTTTGCCCGGACTCGGCAGTTTCCTCGGCGCGCTTTCAACTACTTCGGAGGACGGCTCTTTCTTCACTTCCGCAGGCTTGGTGTTTTCCGGTTTCGGAGCGGCTTTGGCTTGCACTGGTGCGGCTTGTTTCGGCGCTGCCTTTTGCGACGCCGGCGTCTTTGCCTGCGGCTTGGCAGCTTGCGTCTTTGCTGGTTGAGCAGCGGCTTTTGCCTGTGTTTTCGCAGTCTGAGTAGAAGTTTTCGCTTGCGCTTTGGCGGGTTGAGCTGGGGTTGGCTGCGCAGCCGACTTGCCTTGCGTCTTTGCCGGTTGCGTGGGGGGCTGCGCGGACTTCGCCTTTGGCTTGAATGGATTCTTGGCTGGAGACTTCGTCGCGCCTGCATCCTTCTTTGGCGCCTGTATTTGAGGAGGATTCGGCTGTACCGTCTGAGAAGCGGGAGCCGTCTGGGCAGCTAGCGCTCCTGCCAGAAGTGCAGTCGCAACAATGTGAGCTGTGACTTTCATGTGTCTCCTCGTTGTTTAGCTCGCTTTCTTTCCCGGCGCCTGACCGGAAGCCGCTGCCGTCGCTGCAGGCGCGGCTGGCGCAGGCTTAGACGGAGAGCTGAAGAAAGTCTTCGCCGTGCAGGAAACTGTTACGGTTTCCCCGGGAGCATAGTCATACTTCCGTCTCACAGCAGATTGTTTACTTTGAATTCCGGCCATGCGCAGATTGTCAACGTTGATGATTCGTTCGCTGGTTCCTACGCGCTCGAAGAATTTCAACATGGCGAAATACGGCCCATCGAGTTCCAAATCGAACGGAACTTCGGTGTAGTACTGCTTGGCCACAATGGGCTTCGCCAGATAATCGCGAATCTCAACTCCCGCCTGCTGAGCGTTCTGTTGCAAGTCACGCATGAACTGGTCCGCTGTCTTCTGATCTGGAACGATCTGCTTTTGCCGGTCCATCTGCCGCTGCAAGGATTCGATCTGCAGCTCGATTTCCTTGAGCTGCGATTCATAAGGTTTCATGCGCGCATTTTCTGCCTGCAGCACTTTCAATTTCGCTATGGATGCATCGTTCGCTGCGCGCATTGCCTCGAATCCTGGAACTGGACCGTACCAGGCGCCGGCAAAAATTGCGGCGCCCACCACCGCGAAGATCACGAAGCGTGCCAAGAATGGAAGTTGATTGAATTTTTCCATGATGATTCTCCGTGCCGCTACGACTTCTTTCCGGCTGCATTCGGCGGCAGCTTCTCGCAAATTAAGCTGAAATTGAATGCCTGCAGTTTTTTCTCTGCCTCATCCTGATAGGCTTCCTTGATTTCGACCGTCTTGAAATATCCGGTCTTCATCAGATTCGTCATCAGGTTGGCCACCGCATTGGAACTCAGCGCTGTACCCTCCACATTCACATTGTTTCCAGCGTCGCTCATGGCAACGAGCCACACTTCATCGGTGTTGTTCACGGTGGCGCTGACGGTTGTCAGTAAGTCGACCGGACCTGACTGGCTGGCGCGCAGCGAATCGATAATCTTGACGCGTTGTTCGTACTCGTCTCTGACTGCCTGACGCTGCTCGAATCGAGCCTTAGTCTGCGCCAGTTGCTGTGCCTCCCGCTGAGCAGCATCCATTTGCTTCTTGATCTCGAGCGCCTGGTTGTTCAGTTGAGTTTGATACCACCAGATCGAGCCGACGGTGATGGCAAGAACGATGATGGCCGCCATTGCATTCGAAGAATTCGGCGAGCCTCCACTCTCGAATTCGATGGCCGTTGTTGCCATCGCGGAACGTCTGCTTTTCGGTTTCGATTTGCCAAGAAGGTTGATGCGAATCATAGCGACTCAAAACTCCTAAGGGCGAGTCCCACGGCCACTGCGAGCTGCCCCGCGTTCTCCCCAACAAAATCTCCAGCGCCATTCGCCTGAATGCGCTGGAACGGATTCAGGATCTCCACCGGCATCGAAAATTCCTGGCGCAAAGCCTCTGTCAGACCGGGAACTGCTGAGGAACCGCCCGCGAGATAAATCTTTTCAATGTGCGACCCCGCTGCTGTAGCACGGAAGAAATCAAACGTCTTCTGGATTTCGAGAACGATGATTTCCGTCACCTGCTTCAATATGGGAAGCTTTGCATCGGGACTCACCTTCCCGATCGTCTCTCCCATCTTCAGAGCTTCAGCATCGTCAAAGCTGAGATCGAGCTCTTTCTGCAGCGAGTCCGTGTACTGATTGCCGCCAACACTGACATCGCGCGTAAACAACGGCGTGCTGCCCTTGACGATGTTGATGTTCATCACACTCGCGCCAATGTTCAGCAACGCAACGGTAGAAGTGGGGGAGGGCTCGTAGTTGTACTCGTAGCAGTTCTGCAGAGCGAAGGCGTCGATATCGACCACTTCGGGAATTTTCCCAGAGAGCGAAAGAACGTTCGTGTAGTTAAGGATCTTGTCTTTCTTCACTGCCGCCAGCAGTACGTCCATCTGCGGCTCATTGGCATTCTCCGAGAGCACCTGGTAGTCGATGTTCACGTCGTTCATGTCGAACGGGATGTACTGCGCAGCTTCCGTCTGCAGGAGCTCAGGCACTTCGCTTTCGGGCACGGTCTGCATCGAGATCTTCTTTACGATTACCGAGTGACCGCTAACCGCGGTCGCGACCAGCTTCGACCCGAACTTGCGCTCGGAGAAGAGCTTGGAGATAGCGCTCGAGACGCTGCCTGAGTCGACGATCATGGAGTCCACCACGATGTCCGAGCCGAGCCGCTCCATACCCAGGTGAGCCACCTGGATCTCGCCCTTGACCTTCTTCAGCTCAACGGCCTTAATGCTGCTGGAGCCGATATCCAACCCAACAATTGTTCTCGACGATCCAAATCCGAACATTCTTTGCCTCGCTATTGGCCGATGGCGGCCCGTGCGGCCCGCGGCCTCTTCTTAGTCGTGCTCTTCGCTTCCCCGACTGAGCTCTTCTCTTCCATCCACTGGTCGAGAATCGTCTTCTTGAATTTCCAGCGGTTGCCCAGTTTGAAAGCCGGGATTTTCTCTTCGTAAACGTATTTGTAGAGCGTGTCGGGACTAACGCCCAGGTACTGCGAAGCCTGGCGAATATTCATCACTTCACGCGAATCTGCACCCATAAATGCCTAGACCTTTCCACGAATGTTGCTTCCCTGAATCGAACTCCACGGGAATTGCCTCATCGGACTGGGGCCTGAAGAGGAAGAGTCCTCTGCTTTCTCGGGGGGGAAACTTAAGGTAGGCGTGTTATACCCCGGTTGCTCCGGGGTGTGTCAAGGGAGAGTTCCGTGTTTCTTCCGGGTTTTATCCCGTTTTCTTCGGATTTTCGTACATGTACCTTGGTGCTCCCGGCGACATACTGTGCTTCTCGCAAAGGCCGATCACAATCCGTAGTGGTATTGATGCACATTGGACGGAAAGAAGACCGAGCCCTTTCGTAAGTCAGCCCTAAAACGCGCGAGGCATACCACTTAGGACAGTGAATCGGGGGTAGCGGACAGGCACAGCGAGGAGGTTTACTGCCAGAGAGGGCGTTTGGTTTATCAATTCGGCCGGTGGTAGCTCCTGACTCAGTAGCTGATTAAGGAACCAAATGAGTTAAGCGCCAGAATAATAAGGGACCTAGAGGGACCGCCGGCAGCCTCTCGGCAGGCCTTTGGTGTTATGTTCCAGATTTATTGCTTCTGACTGGCTACTGCTGCAAAGTTCGCCTGAAGATCCAGCAGGTCTTCCAGCACCCGCTTACGCCGTTCGGCTTCTCTCGCACGTCCAGAGAGGCTGGCGAGCAACTCAAGATCCACAGACCTTGCATCATGCTGCAACTGACAGCATTGCTCGAATAATTCACGATTTAAGCGCGCCGAAAGAAGCCTCAGCTTTTCAAGTTCGCAAGCGGCCTTCCTGGCGTCGATCAGTGGGGGGACCGACATCGCATGCCTCAAAAGAAAATCAGAAAATCGTTTGTTGCTGATTTCGAAGAAGAAGAAGTGAGCCCGAGCGTTTGCGGCTCTGTTTTCCTGGCGCTTCTGCCTTTCAGTAAATACGACGCCAAGATGCGCCACCGCGTTGCTGCCAAAATTCGGTGCACTAGCACTTTCGCGGTTGCAAATGGATGGGTCTTTATGACTCCACAGCAGACGGTACTGACGTCGAAATGCTCCAGCCGATTGCCTCTCAGCCAATTTTTCCCACCGTCAGCATATCCTTCAGAATTCCTGATACTCGCGAATCGTCGGTATTCATGCGGGTTCCAGAATCAAAAGATTCTGCACGGAGAAATTTCCTGCCCTTTTCCTGAGGCAGGGAATCGGGCGAGCAGCAAAGGATGCGTCTAGGCGTATGAATGCGATGCGAGAGTCGGCGCAGCGTCGAAGGTGAGCTACCTTTGTGATTCGATTCCGAGGCGACTCAAGAGATCTTTGAACCTGGCGTCATCGCGGAGCACGTCGGCCATTGGGTCCTGGTTCACGAACACGAGGTAGTCGCAACGTTCAGTCAGGGCTTTGTTCAGCCATCGGAAGGCCTGATCTTTGTCCTTCATGCCGGTGTAGATCCATGCGAAGTAGATGGCCGGGACGTACTCAGTCCTCGAGAGTTGGGTGAGCTGGTCCAGGTACTGCTGCGCCTGTTTTGTATTGCCAGAACGAGCATAGGCATAGCCTACTGGCGCAAGTGTGGCGGCATTGGGAGAATTCGCCCTGGCCTGCTGAAACTCCGAGATTGCGTCAGCATTGCGCTCCTCCATCAGGTACGCGCGTCCCAGATTGTAGTGCGCAAGAGCAGAGGATGGATCCAATTCAAGCGCTGCCTTCGCCTGATCGGCGGCGTGGGCGTAATCGCGCGCGAAATAGTAAGCCTCGGCCAGCGCGATGTTTACCGCGAGGGAAAGCGAATCCTGTTCTTTGGCTCGAGTCACAGTAGCGATCGCGCTCTTGGTATCTCCGATCGCGTAGTAGTAAAGGCCGAGCCACTGATGTGCGGTGGCATACGAGGGATCTAGCTGGATGGCGCGATCGAACTCCTGCTTCGCCCTGCCAAGATGGTGGTCGTAAACGAGCGAGATGTACGCAAGTGAAGTGTGAGCTTCAGCCAATGAATCATCGAGACTGAGCGCTTTTTCCGCCGCCGCTTTCGCTTCCGGGAAAGCCTTTGTCGGCGGCAGGACACCAGATTGGGCGGAGCCAAGGAGAGCCAAACCGTCAGCGAGTCCGGCATATGCAGCGGCAAAGTTGGGGTCCTCGGTTATCGCCAGCTTGAAGTAGTTCATCCCTTTTCCCATGCTGGCGACGCCGCGCTTGCTCCAGAAATATCGACCATGGAGAAAGTCGTCGTAGGCTTGTGAGTTCTTCGTCCCGATTCTTGCCTGTCGCGGCGGCGATGACGTGTTGCTCGATTTTTGATGAGGCGTAAGCAGATCTGAAAGCTTGTGCTCCAGGTCCGCGGCGATTCTCGACGAGGCACTCGGAATGCTCTGTATCTCGTCGTCGTAACTGTTCGCCCAAACCTCTGTTTGATCCGAAACTTGAACAAGCTGCACGTTGATACGGACACGATCGACCTGCCGTTTTACCGTTCCTTTGGTTACGAAATCGATACGCAAGTCGCGCCCGATCTGATCAACCGTCTTCTGTTCGTAACGAGCAGCGGTAACGCGTTCAACAACGCTAATTTTGGACGACTGCAATTGGGCCAGGGAGGAGATCACATCATCCGAGATGCCGCGCGCGAGATAGTCCAGCTTTGGGTCGTCACTAAGGTTCTCGAAGGGAAGGACCAGTACACGGGCGGGGAGCGGAATTGTCGCAGTGGAGATCCACTTCCAAATCAGGAAAGTGCCGATGGCAACGATTAACAGGGCTGCGGCAAGGGTGAGAGCTTTCTTGCGTTTGGAAGGCTCCTCATCGATCGGAGTATCAATCTCTTTTATTTCTACTTCCACATCATCGAAGGGCCGTTGTTTCAAGGAATCCAACCCATTTGCGGGCTGAGCCGGAGGAGCTTCGACCTCAGACGCGTCGCTCTCGAGAAATGCTCCCTCGGACGTCATCCAGATATCGATTTCCGCTTTGAAAGCAAAGATCGCCCCCGTCTGCCGCTGGCGATGGATCGGCAGGCCTTTTTTCTCCCAGCGTTGGACCGTCCTCACATCTTTATTCAGATAAAGGGCGATCTCTTTCCAGGAGTCGAAGCGCTCGGTGATGATGTTAGGCGCCATATTGTTGCGGAAATGGTGTCGATTGTATGCCGGAAAGGATTAACTGACACGACAAAAAACGACATTTGGCGGCAAACGCCACAGGCTCTTCACATTGGCAGGGCTAGTGCGGCTTAAGGTGAATTCCCAACTTTCCCGGCGGGCGTGTCTTGCCGGTCATTGCTCTACGGCAGAGGTACACATTCCGCGACAACACGCGGCAGCATTCCCTGACCGTCCTTTGCCGCTTGAGACGCGACTTCGTTCGAAGTACGTTCTGCGTGCCGGACCGAAATTGGTTCGAGCAAAAAAAGGAGAGCAGAGATGCAGCGACACAGGAAGAACGTGCAGATTTATGGATGGCTGCTCATAACCGCAATGGTCATGGTCCTGAGAGGCTTTGCGGCGGGGCAGCAGATTATCACTGGTAATGGTCAAGACGGTTCATCCTATGAGATCGCCGTGCCGGCACAGTGGAATGGGGACTTGGTCCTATATGCCCATGGCATCAACGATCCCCAGGAACCGCTGGTGGTACCCAGCCAGGACAGCGACTTTGCCCCCTTCCGCGACGGAATGGTCGCTCTTGGGTATGCGGTCGCTTCCTCAAGCTGGTCGACCAATGGATACGCCGTCAAGGACGGTGTGCAACGCACACACCAGCTCAAGGGAATTTTCGTATCCCAATTCGGAAAACCAAACCGTACCATCCTGATTGGCAAGTCGCTGGGCGGACTGGTAGTCGTTAAATTGGCCGAGCAGTACCCGTCGCAGTATGACGGAGTACTGTCCCTGTGCGGAGCCATTGGTGGTGGCACGCCTGAGATCAAATACCTGGCAGATGAAAGAGCAGCTTTCGATTATTTCTTCCCGGGTGCCGTTCCTGGAGATGCGTTCCATACTCCATTGCTCGACTTCAACCCCGCTCCACCCCGCCCGATCTTCCTCTCAGCATACTTCGCGCTGCTGAACGGATTCACTCCTCAACAAGACTTCAAGACCTTGCAATTTGCGAGGGTAGCCAAGCTGGATGCCATTAGTCCCGCTGAGATCATTCAAACCGCGCTGGAAGGCGTGGGTTTCAGCGTTCGCTTTGATACAGATCTGCTGGAGCGAACGCACGGCGGCATTCCTTATGACAATACGCTCTTCAACTATAGCGGCACGTTCAATGATGCGACTTACACAGATGCGGCGCTAAACGCCGGTATCGAGCGATTTGCCTCTGATCCACAAGCCGTGAACTTTGTTCAGAAGTATTACGACCCGACGGGCAATCTGCAGATTCCGATGCTGACGCTCCATACCGTTCGAGATCCCAGGGTGCCGAATTTCCACGAAGGCATTTATGCCGGACTCGCAGCCCAGGCAGGAGCATCAGGGCAGGTAGTTCAGCAGACGCTGAATCGTTTCGGGCACTGCGCATTCGGCAATGATCCCAATGCTCCCCAGGGCGCGTACACCGATGCCGATCCCACGCTGAAGCTGAATGCCTTCGCTGCGCTCGCGAAGTGGATCGCAAATGCGGCCAACAAGCCGCAGGGAGGCGAATTAGTTCCATAACGAGATTGACGCCGGTGAGCTGAGAGATAGTAGAGCGAGATAAAGCATTGTGACTGCAATTCAGAATCTGATTGGCGCACTCCAGCCTGGCGACGGGCCCGATCCCCGCTGCCGGATTTCGAAAAGGGAAAGATCAATTTCGAGCTCCGGCACAGGCGATGAGCGCGCTCTCCTGGCTCTAGCTGGCCGAGTTCCGGTAAAGGTGACTGCGGAGGCAGCTGCGATCGCATCGGCGATCTGCTAACCAGCAGCTCGAAGGC
Proteins encoded in this window:
- a CDS encoding pilus assembly protein PilM; the encoded protein is MFGFGSSRTIVGLDIGSSSIKAVELKKVKGEIQVAHLGMERLGSDIVVDSMIVDSGSVSSAISKLFSERKFGSKLVATAVSGHSVIVKKISMQTVPESEVPELLQTEAAQYIPFDMNDVNIDYQVLSENANEPQMDVLLAAVKKDKILNYTNVLSLSGKIPEVVDIDAFALQNCYEYNYEPSPTSTVALLNIGASVMNINIVKGSTPLFTRDVSVGGNQYTDSLQKELDLSFDDAEALKMGETIGKVSPDAKLPILKQVTEIIVLEIQKTFDFFRATAAGSHIEKIYLAGGSSAVPGLTEALRQEFSMPVEILNPFQRIQANGAGDFVGENAGQLAVAVGLALRSFESL
- a CDS encoding DNA-binding protein, with product MNIRQASQYLGVSPDTLYKYVYEEKIPAFKLGNRWKFKKTILDQWMEEKSSVGEAKSTTKKRPRAARAAIGQ